A single Bifidobacterium scardovii JCM 12489 = DSM 13734 DNA region contains:
- the hisG gene encoding ATP phosphoribosyltransferase, producing MLRIAVPNKGMLSEPAWNMLAEAGYRLRSNPRQLVVEDPDNDVELFYLRPLDIAVYVGRGTIDVGITGHDLLLNSGTDAKEHLQLGFGASTFRFAAPNGSPIDSLEDIEGKRVATSFDKLVHDYLVAHGINAETIHLDGAVESSVQLGVADLIADVVSTGTTLRNAGLRIFGDPILHSEAVLIRSPRLDEHDDRLTILGRRLQGVLTAQRYVLMDFDIPVEKVSAAVAVTPGFESPTISPLHDKQWSAVRVMVPKAKVNQLMDQLYEVGARGIIVTALQASRM from the coding sequence ATGTTACGCATCGCCGTGCCCAACAAGGGCATGCTTTCCGAACCCGCGTGGAATATGCTCGCCGAGGCGGGCTATCGTCTGCGCTCCAACCCGCGCCAGCTCGTGGTCGAGGACCCCGACAACGACGTGGAGCTGTTCTACCTGCGGCCGCTTGACATCGCCGTGTACGTGGGACGCGGGACCATCGATGTCGGCATCACCGGCCACGACCTGCTGCTCAACTCCGGCACGGACGCCAAGGAGCATCTGCAGCTGGGCTTCGGCGCGTCCACGTTCCGCTTCGCCGCGCCCAACGGGTCGCCGATCGACTCGCTCGAGGACATCGAGGGCAAGCGCGTCGCCACCTCGTTCGACAAGCTCGTGCACGACTATCTGGTCGCCCACGGCATCAACGCGGAGACCATCCACCTGGACGGCGCCGTCGAATCCTCCGTGCAGCTGGGCGTCGCCGACCTCATCGCCGACGTGGTGTCCACCGGAACGACGCTGCGCAACGCCGGCCTGCGCATCTTCGGCGACCCGATCCTGCACTCCGAGGCCGTGCTCATCCGCTCGCCCCGCCTCGACGAGCACGACGACCGCCTGACCATCCTCGGCCGCCGCCTGCAGGGCGTGCTCACCGCGCAGCGCTACGTGCTCATGGACTTCGACATCCCCGTCGAGAAGGTGTCCGCCGCCGTGGCCGTGACCCCCGGCTTCGAGAGCCCGACGATCTCGCCGCTGCACGACAAGCAGTGGTCCGCCGTGCGCGTCATGGTGCCCAAGGCGAAGGTCAACCAGCTGATGGACCAGCTGTACGAGGTCGGCGCGCGGGGCATCATCGTCACGGCGCTGCAAGCGTCGAGAATGTAG
- a CDS encoding phosphoribosyl-ATP diphosphatase: protein MKTFESLFAELSEKAAAKTAGSLTVDELAKGTHFIGKKIVEEAGETWIAAEYEGADRTAEEMSQLLYHLQVMMIDRGITLEDVYKHL, encoded by the coding sequence ATGAAGACATTCGAATCACTGTTCGCCGAACTGAGCGAGAAGGCAGCCGCCAAGACGGCGGGGTCCCTGACCGTCGACGAACTGGCCAAGGGCACGCACTTCATCGGCAAGAAGATCGTCGAGGAGGCCGGGGAGACCTGGATCGCCGCCGAGTACGAGGGCGCCGACCGCACCGCCGAGGAGATGAGCCAGCTGCTCTACCACCTGCAGGTGATGATGATCGACCGCGGCATCACGCTCGAGGACGTGTACAAGCACCTGTGA
- the rpe gene encoding ribulose-phosphate 3-epimerase — MKAMTTQIQIAPSILSADFCNLERDLKAIANADLVHVDVMDHHFVPNLTLGEPIVKRICEVTDLPVDVHLMIEDPDRWAPEFAKCGAYSVTFHMGAVHAPVRLARQLHDMGVKACFAVRPAEPVEPIFDILDEFDMILIMTVEPGFGGQKFLDNQMAKVRRLRDEITRRGLGTKIQVDGGVSPKTAHIVAEAGADVLVAGSAVYGAEDPAQAIDDIRDKAAAAFRA; from the coding sequence ATGAAGGCCATGACTACTCAAATTCAAATCGCACCGAGCATCCTGTCCGCCGATTTCTGCAACCTTGAGCGCGACCTCAAGGCCATCGCCAACGCGGACCTCGTCCACGTCGACGTGATGGACCACCATTTCGTGCCGAACCTCACGCTCGGCGAGCCGATCGTCAAGCGCATCTGCGAGGTCACCGACCTGCCGGTCGACGTGCATCTGATGATCGAGGACCCGGACCGCTGGGCCCCGGAGTTCGCCAAGTGCGGCGCCTACTCGGTCACCTTCCACATGGGCGCCGTCCATGCGCCGGTGCGCCTGGCCCGCCAGCTGCACGACATGGGCGTCAAGGCCTGCTTCGCGGTGCGCCCGGCCGAGCCGGTCGAGCCGATCTTCGACATCCTCGACGAGTTCGACATGATCCTGATCATGACCGTCGAGCCCGGCTTCGGCGGCCAGAAGTTCCTCGACAACCAGATGGCCAAGGTGCGCCGCCTGCGCGACGAGATCACCCGTCGCGGTCTCGGCACCAAGATCCAGGTCGACGGCGGCGTGAGCCCGAAGACCGCGCACATCGTGGCCGAGGCCGGCGCCGACGTGCTCGTGGCCGGTTCCGCGGTGTACGGCGCCGAGGACCCGGCGCAGGCCATCGACGACATCCGCGACAAGGCCGCGGCCGCATTCCGCGCCTGA
- the trpA gene encoding tryptophan synthase subunit alpha: MTNEATTPSGQPLGISHKPSQSEAMFAKFKAENKPAFIGYLPYGFPNPDISLDAFRTMVEHGVDAVEIGLPYSDPVMDGPVIQAAASIALNNGETIRRVFEAVETVANAGGVPLVMSYWNLVYHYGVERFARDFENAGGAGLITPDLIPDEAGEWIEASDRHGLDRIFLVSPDSATERLETVARNSRGFVYAAARMGVTGERAQLDASPELLVERTRKAGATNVCVGIGVSTPEQGAKVGAYADGVIVGSALVHTLLNDDNRTAKDPAQCLEDLAAKTEALAEGIHTAR, translated from the coding sequence ATGACCAACGAAGCAACCACGCCGTCCGGCCAGCCTCTGGGCATCAGCCACAAGCCCAGCCAGTCGGAGGCGATGTTCGCCAAATTCAAGGCGGAGAACAAGCCGGCCTTCATCGGCTACCTGCCCTACGGCTTCCCGAACCCGGACATCTCGCTCGACGCGTTCAGGACGATGGTCGAGCACGGCGTCGACGCCGTGGAGATCGGCCTGCCGTACTCCGACCCGGTGATGGACGGCCCGGTCATCCAGGCCGCCGCCTCCATCGCCCTGAACAACGGCGAGACCATCAGGCGCGTATTCGAGGCCGTCGAGACCGTGGCCAACGCCGGCGGCGTGCCGCTGGTGATGAGCTACTGGAACCTCGTCTACCACTACGGCGTCGAGCGTTTCGCCCGCGACTTCGAGAACGCCGGCGGCGCCGGACTCATCACCCCGGACCTGATCCCCGACGAGGCCGGCGAATGGATCGAGGCCTCCGACCGCCACGGGCTCGACCGCATCTTCCTGGTCTCCCCGGACTCGGCCACCGAGCGTCTGGAGACCGTGGCCCGCAACTCCCGCGGCTTCGTCTACGCGGCCGCCCGCATGGGCGTGACAGGCGAACGCGCGCAGCTCGACGCCTCGCCCGAACTGCTCGTCGAGCGTACCCGCAAGGCCGGCGCGACGAACGTGTGCGTCGGCATCGGCGTGTCCACGCCGGAGCAGGGCGCGAAGGTCGGCGCGTACGCGGACGGCGTCATCGTCGGTTCGGCGCTCGTGCACACGCTGCTCAACGACGACAACAGAACCGCCAAGGACCCGGCCCAGTGCCTGGAGGATCTCGCCGCCAAGACCGAGGCGCTGGCGGAGGGCATCCACACCGCACGGTGA
- a CDS encoding bifunctional indole-3-glycerol phosphate synthase/tryptophan synthase subunit beta, with amino-acid sequence MSVLDELVAGALEDQQTRERTVSLEDVKKAALAAPAPIDATRWLKRADGIPVIAEIKRASPSKGHLSDIPDPAGLAREYEKGGASAISVLTEGRRFLGSLDDFDKVRAALHIPVLRKDFIVTDYQIFEARAHGADLVLLIVAALDDERLRHLLALAHELGMTVLVETHTREEIERAREAGARVIGINARNLKNLRVDVNKYSELAADLPEDVIKVAESGVFGAVEVEDYARAGADAVLVGEGVATADDHELAVERLVKAGAQVKASETTPLSEHQGPYWGQFGGRYVPEALITALDELERVYDEAKADPEFHKEFMTLQQRYVGRPSPLTEAPRFSAMVRDRTGLDARIFLKREDLNHTGAHKINNALGQALLVKRMGKTRVIAETGAGQHGVATATVCAMLGLKCRIYMGQIDARRQALNVARMRMLGAEVVEVTLGDKILKDAINEALRDWVTNVKDTHYLLGTVAGPHPFPAMVRDFQKIIGEEAKQQLKDWYGIDHPDAVCACVGGGSNAIGVMNAFLDDERVNLYGYEAGGDGPKSGRHAIRFAPGTGQLGMFQGAKSYLLETDEGQTLDTYSISAGLDYASVGPEHAWLKDIGRVNYSWATDEEAMNAFRDLSQSEGIIPAIESSHAVAGAYKAAADLKAKGYDKAVMIVNISGRGDKDMATAGKWFGYLTDDQAAALEVTGAHGNTVA; translated from the coding sequence ATGTCGGTTTTGGACGAACTGGTCGCGGGCGCGCTGGAGGATCAGCAGACCCGCGAACGCACCGTATCGCTTGAGGACGTGAAGAAGGCCGCACTGGCGGCCCCGGCTCCGATCGACGCGACACGATGGCTCAAGCGCGCCGACGGCATCCCGGTGATCGCCGAAATCAAGCGCGCGTCCCCGTCCAAGGGGCATCTGAGCGATATCCCCGATCCGGCTGGCCTGGCCCGCGAGTACGAGAAGGGCGGCGCGAGCGCGATCTCCGTGCTCACCGAGGGCCGCCGCTTCCTCGGCAGCCTCGACGATTTCGACAAGGTGCGCGCCGCCTTGCACATCCCGGTGCTGCGCAAGGACTTCATCGTCACCGACTACCAGATTTTCGAGGCCCGCGCCCACGGCGCCGATCTGGTGCTGCTGATCGTCGCGGCGCTCGACGACGAGCGGCTCAGGCATCTGCTCGCTCTGGCGCACGAGCTCGGCATGACCGTGCTGGTGGAGACCCACACCCGCGAGGAGATCGAGCGCGCCCGCGAGGCCGGCGCCAGGGTGATCGGCATCAACGCCCGCAACCTGAAGAACCTCAGGGTGGACGTGAACAAATACAGCGAACTGGCCGCGGACCTGCCCGAGGACGTCATCAAGGTGGCGGAGTCCGGCGTGTTCGGCGCGGTCGAAGTCGAGGACTACGCCCGCGCGGGAGCGGACGCGGTATTGGTCGGCGAGGGCGTGGCCACCGCCGACGACCATGAACTTGCAGTAGAACGACTAGTGAAGGCAGGAGCACAAGTGAAAGCATCCGAAACCACCCCGTTAAGCGAACATCAGGGACCGTACTGGGGCCAGTTCGGCGGCCGGTACGTGCCGGAGGCGCTGATCACCGCGCTGGACGAGCTGGAGCGCGTCTACGATGAGGCCAAGGCCGATCCCGAATTCCACAAGGAGTTCATGACCCTGCAGCAGCGCTACGTCGGCCGCCCGAGCCCGCTGACCGAGGCCCCGCGCTTCTCCGCGATGGTGCGCGACAGGACCGGCCTCGACGCCCGCATCTTCCTCAAGCGCGAGGACCTCAACCACACCGGCGCGCACAAGATCAACAACGCGCTCGGCCAAGCCCTGCTCGTCAAGCGCATGGGCAAGACCCGCGTGATCGCCGAGACCGGCGCCGGCCAGCACGGCGTGGCCACGGCCACCGTGTGCGCGATGCTCGGCCTCAAGTGCCGCATCTACATGGGCCAGATCGACGCCCGCCGCCAGGCCCTCAACGTGGCCCGCATGCGCATGCTCGGCGCCGAGGTCGTCGAGGTGACGCTCGGCGACAAGATCCTCAAGGACGCGATCAACGAGGCCCTGCGCGACTGGGTGACCAACGTCAAGGACACCCACTACCTGCTCGGCACGGTCGCCGGCCCGCACCCGTTCCCCGCGATGGTGCGCGACTTCCAGAAGATCATCGGCGAGGAGGCCAAGCAGCAGCTCAAGGACTGGTACGGCATCGACCACCCGGATGCGGTCTGCGCCTGCGTGGGCGGCGGCTCCAACGCCATCGGCGTGATGAACGCCTTCCTCGACGACGAGCGCGTGAACCTGTACGGCTACGAGGCCGGCGGCGACGGCCCGAAGTCCGGCAGGCACGCGATCCGCTTCGCCCCGGGCACCGGCCAGCTCGGCATGTTCCAGGGCGCGAAGAGCTACCTGCTGGAGACCGACGAGGGCCAGACGCTCGACACGTACTCCATCTCCGCGGGCCTCGACTACGCCTCGGTCGGCCCCGAGCACGCGTGGCTCAAGGACATCGGCCGCGTGAACTACAGCTGGGCCACCGACGAGGAGGCCATGAACGCCTTCCGCGACCTGAGCCAGAGCGAGGGCATCATCCCCGCCATCGAAAGCTCGCACGCGGTCGCCGGCGCGTACAAGGCCGCCGCCGACCTCAAGGCGAAGGGCTACGACAAGGCCGTGATGATCGTCAACATCTCCGGCCGCGGCGACAAGGACATGGCCACCGCCGGCAAGTGGTTCGGCTACCTGACCGACGATCAGGCCGCGGCCCTGGAAGTCACCGGCGCCCACGGCAACACCGTCGCCTGA
- the lgt gene encoding prolipoprotein diacylglyceryl transferase yields MNLAYIPSPTFSKFEIGPVTIRMYAVCILIGICVAVWILTKRWRKLGGTFDQVLDTTLVTVPCALVGARLYHCITTPDQYFPPTGDLVNILKVWEGGMAIFGGISVGALTAFLWCRHRRYPFALLADSIAPALMVAQAIGRLGNWFNQELYGKPTTLPWGLKLNDADAIGKTEICYDGQACPTGTLFHPTFLYEMIWNLIGAALIVWLGHRLASSLKAGQQFAMYLMWYGLGRTWIESIRINYSTIILGLRINVWTAILCFILGAILFVVLWRYGGDTADLSKRLTAVTADELERASIAEEQAQAKKRNANK; encoded by the coding sequence ATGAATCTGGCGTATATCCCGTCGCCGACGTTCTCGAAGTTCGAGATCGGACCGGTGACCATCCGCATGTATGCGGTCTGCATCCTGATCGGCATCTGCGTGGCCGTGTGGATTCTCACCAAGCGGTGGCGCAAGCTCGGCGGCACCTTCGACCAGGTGCTCGACACCACGCTGGTGACCGTGCCGTGCGCGCTCGTCGGCGCGCGCCTCTACCACTGCATCACCACGCCCGACCAGTACTTCCCGCCGACCGGCGACCTGGTCAACATCCTCAAGGTGTGGGAGGGCGGCATGGCGATCTTCGGCGGCATCTCCGTCGGCGCGCTCACCGCGTTTCTCTGGTGCCGCCACCGGCGCTATCCGTTCGCCCTGCTCGCCGACTCGATCGCACCGGCGCTGATGGTCGCCCAGGCGATCGGCCGTCTCGGCAACTGGTTCAACCAGGAGCTGTACGGCAAGCCGACCACGCTGCCGTGGGGCCTCAAGCTCAACGACGCCGACGCGATCGGCAAGACCGAGATCTGCTACGACGGGCAGGCGTGCCCGACCGGCACGCTGTTCCACCCGACCTTCCTGTACGAGATGATCTGGAACCTGATCGGCGCGGCGCTCATCGTCTGGCTCGGCCACCGGCTGGCGAGCTCGCTCAAGGCCGGACAGCAGTTCGCCATGTACCTGATGTGGTACGGCCTCGGCCGCACCTGGATCGAGTCGATCCGCATCAACTACTCGACGATCATCCTCGGCCTGCGCATCAACGTGTGGACCGCCATCCTGTGCTTCATCCTCGGCGCCATCCTGTTCGTCGTCCTGTGGCGGTACGGCGGGGATACCGCCGACCTGTCCAAGCGGCTGACCGCGGTGACTGCCGACGAGCTCGAGCGCGCCTCGATCGCCGAGGAGCAGGCGCAGGCGAAGAAGCGCAACGCGAACAAATAG